Within the Gossypium raimondii isolate GPD5lz chromosome 12, ASM2569854v1, whole genome shotgun sequence genome, the region CCATCATCCCCAGGCTTAAGTCCGGCCATTCTGAACTCAGTGGGACCCCGATTTCCAGGTATTCTAATTCTTGTTGGATCTCTATTTCCAGGGATTCTAATTCCTGTAGGAGCTCCATTTCCAGGCATTCCAATTCCTGTTGGATCTCCATTTCCAGCCATTCTAATTTCTGTTGGATCTCTATGATCTCCATTGCCAGGCATTTTGAACCCTTTGCTGGGGTCACCATCATGCTCACCTGGTTTGGCAGCCGGAACCCTCCCATCGAACCCCAACTCCACGTCCCTCTCTTTAGGACCGAAATTATGGTTATGGTCGGAGGGTTTCGTTTGATTCTTGCCCCGGTTACACAGCCTTCCAAGAAAGCAAGCTATAGCTGATATAACAATGATCACTGCAAGCACTATAAAAACTGTTCCAAATGATCCATCCGAGTGATTATGGGATGGCGGCGCTTGCCCTGGCACCGTATTTGGTAAAACGACAACGGGTTGTTGCGGTTGAGTGGACATGGGTGTGGTTCGAAATTGCAAAGATGGGATGGGAGTGAAAAATGTGAGTTTTTAGTAGGTGTTTTAAAGGGTTTGGATGCATAAATGTGCAGCTCCTTGTTCTTTGAGTGCAGACAAAGGGAGGGAGGCTTTACAGTGAACTGTTGAAACAAGTAAGAACAATTTTGCCTGTAACAAGAGGTTATGTATATAAAAAGGTTTAGTAATTTTGAATGAGGAGCTTTCTTTATTAAGGAGACAAGCTAAAAGATTTTCATGCTGTTCTTTAATTAATGCACAAGTAAGGTCTTTGGAAAGGGAAAAAGTAATGATTTTGAGTGGCCTTTCCAAACTCATCTACCTACACTTTGCCGATCGCCGAAATATGGCTAAAATTGATCACCAAAACTTATAACGGATGTAACTCTAAAAATATGGATCAACTCATTCCATTGATAATGACGTAGACGAAAATTGTATCCCTCAAAACCCATTAATTTCGCCGACTCCTCATATTCAACTTATTTTCAACTATTCttgcatatatattttcaatcataTTTATCTTAATTCAAACTTatgaaattacataaaattatataattgaaaagaTAAATTAGATCAACGGTCACttaattatgcataaattttCGTTTTAATCACGTCTAATTATTTGttcattaatatttttggtaACTAAGATCAGCACTTTTCTAATTggtataatagtaaatttaactccgattctatatatatatataaaatcaaaattctttttaaaatttaaagattctAAAATTTGTATAGAAATTGGGGGATTTTTAGCTTGTGGGATGCTTCCTAACAGCAAGTATAATTCATTATCCGGCTATGAAAAACACAATGGCAAACTTGTGGCATCCTGTCTATGGGGTTCAAATTCTAGATCTAGGGGAAAAAAAGGtatcttttttagttttttcataGTATAGATATGGAGAGAGTTTTGAAAGGTTCACCATGGACTTtcaataatcatttattaatactTTGCAAACTGGAAAAGGGTGAGGATCCATTAAAAGTACCattaatttttatccatttctgGGTACAAATTCACGATGTTCCAGTAGGTTTATTTTCTGAAAATCTAGCAATACAATTGGACAATTTTATTGGAGCTTTCTTGGAGTATGATGGTTCAAATTTGGGGAAGGAAAATCGTAATTACATGAGGGTAAGGGTGCAGATTGACGTTAGGAAGcctttgaaaagaaagaagCAGGTTATGTGTTGTGGGATACGCTCGtatgttaaatttaagtatgaacGTCTATCACTTTTCTGTTTTTACTGTGGATGTTTGGGGCATAATGACTCTTTTTGTGAGACAAAAATGATGGTTGGGAGGATATTGCTGAAATGGGTTGGGATTTATCATTGCGAGCACCATCTCGAAGAGCTCTATCAATGAATAGTATTTGGTTACGAGAAGAGGGGGAAGGAAAGTCGGAAGGAAGCTGGATGGAGAATAGGCTTGTAGGGCTTAGTTCAAAGAATGGGGATATGAAAGGAAGAATGGGAAAACCATTGATCCAATATTGGGCTTTAACTTAGAAGGGGGTGTCATTTGTAGAACAATAGAAGGATAAATTATGGTCCAAACAGATACAAATGGCCATGGAGCATGACTTGGAAGATGAAACCTTAATAAGGGAGGAGGGGAAAAAGTGAAACAGGGGGAAATGAAAGGACTTAATCTTTTATCGTCGGCAGAGGCCAAGAGGCAAACCGACCGGGCGCAATGAAAATCAATGTTGGAACATCCGTGGTTTGGGGAGACAACGGACGGGTAGAAGACTTCGGCATTTGATGAAGATAAATAATCCCCAAATAGTCttctttatggagacaaaaCTTAGTAGAAAACAGATGGAAAAAGCTCGTAGGAGATGTGGTTATGCAAATGGTATTGAAGTCGACTCAGAAGGTACGAGAGGAGGCTTGTGTTTAGCATGGAAGATTGATGTTGATATAATGCTTCgtagtttttttaaaagattcaTTGATGTGACAGTTGA harbors:
- the LOC105764274 gene encoding uncharacterized protein LOC105764274 — encoded protein: MSTQPQQPVVVLPNTVPGQAPPSHNHSDGSFGTVFIVLAVIIVISAIACFLGRLCNRGKNQTKPSDHNHNFGPKERDVELGFDGRVPAAKPGEHDGDPSKGFKMPGNGDHRDPTEIRMAGNGDPTGIGMPGNGAPTGIRIPGNRDPTRIRIPGNRGPTEFRMAGLKPGDDGALKPDA